The window tcccccttcacagctcttccacccagctgatttgacgccacataaaatgagaaatatatggtatatcattttgttttttaagCAGGGGTTCCTTAAGACGTcatgtattttaagggttatgcaagggtaaaaaggttgagaaacgctgccttattcgttaccatctctctctctctctctctctctctctctctctctctctctctctctctctctctctctctctctctctctctctctctctctctctctctgaccaatatttgacgtcaaatcagctagGTCGAGGAGCTGCGAAGTAGGAGCCGGGAATTGAGGCGAGCGCGCGCgacggtttctcggggacagtgcccatAACTCACACAAGAACGTAGAGGAGCTGCAAAGTGAGAGCCGGGAATTGAGGCGAGCGCACGGGACGGTTTCTTGGGGACATTGCCCATAACTCATACAAGAACGTAGCTAACAATACTTATAAAGACGATGACCCAGGAATTGTTCAAGCAAATGTTTGAAGGACTGGATAGATTGAGCTGACAACTATTTCAGGTAGAGAATTCCAGTTGTTGATGACCTGTAGTGAAAAGAAACGACTTCTAACATCAGTGGAATTATGAGGCACTAAGATCTTCAAACTGTGGCCCCTTGTTTTACTCAAAGTGGCTGTAGAAAATAGACCATTTAGTTGAGGACTCAAACCATGCAAAATCTTCCATACTTGAATCAAATCAGCTCTCAGCAATCTACCCTTAATAAAGAACAATTTCAGTCTAGATATTCTTTTTGAGTATGGTAGGTCACCAAAACCTTCAACCTTTTTAGTCCACCTCCTCTGAACAGATTCCAGCATGTGTACATCACTCAGGAAGCCAGTATTCCAAACAACACTACCAAAGTCAATAATAGGCCAAACATGTGtgacaaaaatatgtatacaagcACATTTattgatggaaaaggaaagacccCAAGATAGACTTCTTTGGTATAGCAACTGGACATCATTTTGTAAAGACATATTAGCATCACAAGCATTTGATTTCTTTGATGGAACGGCAAGATACACTTTGAGATCATCGGCAAATAAAACTGATTTGCAATTAAGATGAGCGGTGACATggttaatataaataaaaaacaatagggGACCAAGGACTGAGCCTTGGTGAACACCACTAGGAACATCAGATACGTGACTAGAGGAGTGACGAAAAACAACTTTAATTTTCCGACTAGTAAGGAAATCACAGATCCAGCCAAGCAGGGGATTTCTGATACCAATTTGAaataattttgataataataCTTGGTGGTTCACTACATCAAAGGCTTTACtataataaaaaagtagaaCATCCACATCCAAGCCTTGGTCAAGATGAAAACTAACATAATCATAGGTAAGGAGAACTTGATCAAAAACAAAATCCAGAATGAAAACCAAATTGAGGTACAGAGAGCCAGTTATTACTGTCCAGGTAACCATAAAGTTGAGAGATAATGAGCCTTTCAAGAGTCTTTAGAACAGACAGAGGTTAGACTTATAGGCCTGTAGTTTGAATGACTGGAATGTGAACCACCTTTAAAAAGAGGCATAACATTAGTAAATTTCCAGACAAGGAACCTTCATAGAAGAAATGCTTTTGCAGAAGATTAGATACAAAGGATAGCATAAGGTAGGGGCACACTTTTTGAACGCAATACAGGGGAGGCCATCAGGACCACAACTAGGAGATAATTTAATCTTATTTAAAGCCACCATAACATCACTTACTGTGAATTCcttgaaaacaaaaagagagttGGCTATTTGATGGGGGTGAGGATCTGGCAGTGAACCTTGGACAAACACTGATGAGAAACACTGTACCAAGCAATCTGCCATACTATTACAGTCCTCTACCCAAGACCCATCAACCATGAGAGGGCCTACTGTAGGGAGATTGATCTTCCTTAAGTAACCGTGAAACCTCCAGGTATCACCAGAGGCAGCTAAGGAATGCTCATAATTAATAATTGCAAGGTTAACATAATTTTTGTGTTGAATATTCAGATCCCTAAAAAAACCCCCCCCAGCTCCACACGGTTAAAAGGGAATGTCGACAATGAGAGATTCTTAAAAGCTTGTAGTTGCGCCAAGCTACTCCCTGTGTCCTCTGGAGGTCCTTAGAAATAGAACTGGCCCTAAGTGGTCTTATAGATCTGTTAAAATTTGACTGGACTGGAACAAACACAGTGAAGGCATCCATTAGAATCTCAGTAAACTTTGTGTAACAGTGACCACTAAATAAGGAATCCCAGCCAGTGCCAGACAAATAATATTGAAACTGGAGAGTATTGCAACGAAACCAGTCAAAACGATCAGGAGGGAtaacagaagaggaggtagatgaAAACGTTAGTGTAAAAAGAATACCTACATGGCCACAGCCTGGAGATGGAGCAATGCTGTCGAGCCTAGATACACGATCATGCTTGGAAGTAAGAACCAAGTCAAGAATGTTACCAGAactaagaaaagtaggaaatttAACACATTGTGTgaggccaaggaaaacaaagagttCGACGAATAAGTGACTGATTAAGGAACTGGAACAGGACCAGACCAATTATAGATGGTAAATTGAAGTCACCCATCAGGACTACATTTTTACCAGcacaaaaggaagataaataagatacTAGTTCAATGTTTTCTAAGTGGTGACCTAAGCACACTAGGTAATATGCAATGAAATAAGTATATGCGTTTGTACTGTCTGAACAAGAGAcataaataatggaaatatgaaatatataaTTAAACATTTAATTTGTGCTTATATATGTAAAACACAAGATAGTAACACACACAGTGATATAATAGAGTATTCCACCACTGACAAGCTGAGCTGGAGACACTAGCAAACAACCATAAAAGAGCATCATATCAAAACTCATCACATAAGTAGGAAAATATATGTAGCACCCTCTGCTTAAGTTAGGTAAGTGACATGTCGGTCAGAATTGAGTATGACCTGCATTGAATAGGCAAAATCCTGCTCTAACACAATGGTATAACTATCATACCTCGAATCCAATCTGAAGTGACCATAAGGTCAACATTTTTTAATAATGTTAaggatttattttcattctgatGTGCATCCACAATTTCATACAGCAGCGAGGCAAGGTCCTGAGAGGTTGGGTGCTGCCTGAGGGATGCGTCATTGCCTGGCCAGCCAGTGTGTGGCCAGCAAGCCTTAGTCTCAAATTGATGAGTAAACAGTGTTTGACAGTTCACTGGAGTGAGGCTTGGTGATGGAGAACTTTCATACACCATTTTCTGAATTTCTTGTTAGTGTCGCTTACTTTGCTTCATCAGGGGGTGCCACATATGATACAAGCAGCAGCCTATTCACAGGCCAGGAAAATCACTATGAAATCACTGGGTGTGTCATAtagataccaccttacatctttccacgtcctttcagagatgaccaacccttcaggaagtcaacagatcacgcagggacacaacagaatgcctgacttctgatctttctatgacttctgattggggcagagaaaatctagtagttttcaatgcctcaaaaactcaattcctccatctattaactcgatacaaccttccagacaactatcccctctttttcaatgacactcaactgtctccctcttccacaataaatatcctcggtctgtcctttactcataatcttaactggaaacatCACATTTCAtcccttgctaaaacagcttctatgaagttaggtgttctgaggcgtctccaccagtttttctcacccctccaactgcttactctgtataagggccttatctgccgtgtatggagtactcctcgcatgtttggggggttccagtcacacagttttactagatagggtggaatcaaaagcttttcatctcatcaactcccctcctctgattaactgtcttcagcctttttctcaccgccgaaatgttgcatctctttctatcttttattgctattttcatgctgacCGTTGAagtgatcttactaactgcatgcctcccttcgtcttgtggcctcgctgcacaaggctttcttcttcctctcatccctattctgtccaactctgtaatgcaagagttaaccagtactatcaatcattcatccctttcactggtaaactctggaactccctccttgcatctgtatttccgacttcctacgacttgtcttattttaagagggaggtatcgaggcatttgctccctaattttggctgacgctttgttactttttagagagccagcactcaaatgggccttttctttaatcctttcttttttttgcccttggctggccctcttccctacgtaaaaaaagaaaaaaaaagaaaaaaaaaagttaagaataaTAACACTGCACTGATAAAACACTAATATAACACACCAAATTATAGCCAAAGCCATAGCCATCAAGGAAGATATGCAAATGTAACCTGGCAAGGGCAATCAGGCAAGCAGGTAGAGAAATCTGACCAGGaaacagcaggagcaggagtaggcACCAGAGTAAGATCTAAGATGATGGGAATGAAGAATTGTCTCAGCAGTAACAAAGTCCAGTGTGGTGTTTATGGCTATCTAGGGAGGGAATCTAATAGCTTTATAAGATGCCACAAAGTCTAGCTTGTCAGAATTATGATCTGAATTTTTTAGAATTTTGGATAAAATGCCTTTCATTCACTTCAAGTTGATTTTATCATACCTTGAGGCAGTTAATGAtactttttaataattttatagTAGATTAAATTAATTATGTTATTCTCTGAGTATTCATCTGATATGTGTGGATAAATAAGTCCATTGTTGTTCATCAGTTTCAGCATTACTACATTTTCATCAGGCATAAATTTTATTCTAAAGCTTTGCATAACTGGGAGTGTTTCAGGGTGAAATATGGGTTTGTATTACTCAGAAGCTTGTTTGACTGACATAGCAACATCTAATCTACCAGATTTTCTGTCATGATTTAGATAAtaatttattattagtttttttttatactatttcAGGTACAGGAAAATTCACCTGGACAGATTGCTGGACTTGAGGCATTTTTTGACTTCATAGTCTCTATTGGAAATACAAGACTAGTAAGTGCTGATGAGTGGAATGTATGAAAATGTTCATGTTATGGAAATACAGATTTGTCTTGTACATATGTATTAGTGACTACACTTTacaggaaaaattaagaatagTACACCTTTCTCACAggaaatttccttctctttttaagttCATGCAAAcagtttttgctttattttactttgtattttacttttatctgtcttgttccatTGCTTACAAATCTTATTTAGAAGGTACTTTCTGTAATGAGATACAATTTTGATTGATTTTAAGGTAATGAGTtcttgagaaagagaaaaggagtctTTACATTTCATGATTTTTAGTTTCTGTTAGTTGACATACATAAGTATGCTACTTCCATTAATTCATGATGCATCATATTTACCAGAGGATAATAAcaagaaaggatagaaataaTATTCTTAGTAATTAAGGTTGCATGAttttaaaaggaaaagtttcttttcctttaatggTACAAGTGTTTTTTCAGGATCAGGATAATGATACCCTGAAAGAGCTTTTAAAAGGATCAATTGAGAAGAATCTCAAAATGACAGTGTACAGTAGCAAGACTCAAACCATTCGTACTGTCGATATTGTGCCATCCAACCTGTGGGGCGGCCAGGGTCTGCTTGGTGTCTCTATACGATTTTGCTCATTTGAAGGTGCCAATGAAAATGTTTGGCACATATTGGTAAgacacatattttcttttatttttgtatctattaTGTTCAGCATATTTTTACCAAGTGCCAAGTAATCTTGAATATGAGCAATTTCTCTACCTGTAAATTATAAATCATTGCTTCATGAATCTGATCCCTGTGTTTAGTAAACCTCATTATGATTACAAGTATGACTGGTTATGCAAATTTCACTGTTTATGAACTTTGGTTGGCAAGGAAGTAGGGAATAGACTTTGtaattttatttacctttttactACTTCTATATTCTTGGAGCTGTTTCTGATTATGCAAATACAGTTCACTAGTATGTCATGATGATGAAATTGAGCATAAGAAGTGATTATCAGCTGCATAGTTGTTGACCTACTTTGTGTAATTATTATATTCTTGTATGTTTTATAATGATTGGCTTAAACTTTGTGACATGAAGTCTGAGTAAGAGCTATAATAGCAGAGGAAGCTTAAAACATAGTAGAAGGATACAAATTCATGATATTGTAGCTATACTCACATGGTAGCAGTCTATTGATACTGTTTTTTGTTCACTTGTACAGGATAAAAAAACTGACATGTATAAGTATGTTTGAGATCAGTGTGAACACAAGTCACTGTTTTTATTTCAGGATGTGGAGCCCAACTCTCCTGCTGACATTGCTGGGCTTAAAGGATTTAAAGACTATATCATTGGTGCTGACTCTGTTCTGCATGAGAGCGAAGACTTGTTCTCACTCATAGAAGCCCATGAAGGTCGTCCCCTCAAGCTGTATGTGTACAATGTGGAGACAGATTCGTGCAGGGAAGTTACAGTGACGCCAGACACTCAGTGGGGAGGATCTGGAAGGTTGGTTTCATAATGCACTTGTGGTTATAGCAAGTTTGTTACAGTATTGATAACTTTAATTCATCTGTTACAGAGTGCACAGTCCCAACTCCCATctcaccaatttttttttgtgcactTTCCCCCAGTTTTGTGGGTGTAGTTTATATGTGTACTTTACCATTACTTagtaatatataaaatttctttttatgtgttcATATAGACTTTAGTTGCTTGATGCATATTAAATTGAATATTAAATTAATCATAAATGGTGCTTTATATAATTCATTTTCATATGAAATCTCTCCTCAATGTTTGTATGAAAATTTGAGTAACGACTGATCATAAAATAGCATAATTTGAAAACAAAGATTTTTACTAAAAGAAATAAGCTTTCACAATCAGGATATTATTAGTGCTaatcttctttaattttctctggATAGCTTGGGGTGTGGCATTGGATATGGATACCTCCATCGTATTCCAACACAGAGAGGTGAAGTCAAAACTGACATTTCAAAGGAATCACCAAGTGGTAGCTCAGATCCTGAACCTTTGTTGCAGGTATGTTCTTAAGGAGACTATTTTTAATGCAATCAAATAAGTTTGAATTCATGGAGGGAGAACAGGAGTGATACATGAGGAGCTTTGTGTGGTCCACGAGACTTCCCCTCCACCAAGGACTAGTGGGACTAAGTGTGAAtgatgtgtatgtgagtgtgtggtgctttgtttAGGCCACCCTATATGAGATTATTCATGTGGTTCTTTTGCAGGTGGCTACTGGAAATGATGTTGAAGCTCTTGCCTCCAGTGTGACAGGAATAAATGTTGGCGAGAGCACACCAGTAGTGGCAACTGCAGGCTCCACAATTCCTCCACCCACTGCATTTACCACAGCATCTGCAACAGCAACGACTACTGCCACCCTCCCAGTTGTTCCTTCTGCGATCCCCAACATTCCTCCTCATACCTCTTTCACACCCTCGTCACTACCTCCACCTTCAGAAATACCTGCTAGTTTCACGACTCCAACAACACATATCACTACAGAAATTCCAACACAGACTCCTCCCCAACCCCTTGTCCAGACTGCTGAAGTTCccatgcatcctcctcctccatcagatGTTTCTCCATTGAACccaggtcttcctcctccacctctttctcaacCCAGTCCTTTGACCATGGGTGGTGCTCCCACTGTCCCAAGTATGCCTAGTTTGCCTCAGTCATTAGGGAACCCTGATCCCAGTGTTCCCATGATTCCATTATCTGGTGCTGCAGGCATGCAGCCTAGTCCAGCTGTCAGTCAGTACTACTCGTCTCCAGTTGTCCCTCCACCGGCCTTTActggtgagtttttttttggCTCCACATAAATGTAGTGATGCCTTTTTCTAAACATAGTGTAGGAAGACTGCCTGAGATTGTGTAGCTTGGAGAACTGCCATTAGGTAGATAAAGGCAAAGcatagggaggtggtggtgtagtggataaggtggtgagcgtgggattgggcagacgtccacgcataggttcgagTCCCACTACATACcattttgaagctatgccattagttgagtggtttaaagttacctacatgtcaccgtgatacccagattctaagtggttacaccaaagatgtgcttgggtggtgatatgggctctaatatgggtaccactatagataaaattgcctgcaccactaatgggcagacgctgaacagcgcttcccacatatactcttcaagtatgcctatagGTGGTATaggccgtaaaaaaaaaaaaaagtatatgtaCAACCTTATGAAATAGTTACTGTATTTTGCGGATGTTTTTGGACCATGCAGTAATATTTGCACTACATAGTATtacatttgttattttctatactATTGTCTGATGAAGGCTGATGACACCACCTAATGCTCCACTTCACCATATTTGTTGGAAATATGATGCCTAAGAATGTTCACTGGTTAAGGTAAATGGAAATAAGGATATATACATCTGCTATGCAtagttcttttattcattatttatattttgaataCCGTTACAAAACTGATCAGTGACAACATTTAACCTGGTCTTCCAGCTCCGCCAGCAATGCCATCCATTCCCGGCATGCCGGTGACTACACCAATAAATCTGCCGGGAATGCCTCCTATTACAGGTAAACCTGATTTATTACATTTTACATGACCTTGAATATATAGATACACCTTATCTCCACCTTTTAGAAAACTGATTGTAGTGTAGAACATTGTAAGGCAGGCAAcagtgtaaaaagaaaaaaaaagatgaatattgtTTGTAAAAGTTATGATGTATCTAACTATCActtgcttattttcttgttatttatgcCACAACT is drawn from Portunus trituberculatus isolate SZX2019 chromosome 44, ASM1759143v1, whole genome shotgun sequence and contains these coding sequences:
- the LOC123518889 gene encoding Golgi reassembly-stacking protein 2-like, which encodes MGGSQSVQIPGGGTEGYHVLRVQENSPGQIAGLEAFFDFIVSIGNTRLDQDNDTLKELLKGSIEKNLKMTVYSSKTQTIRTVDIVPSNLWGGQGLLGVSIRFCSFEGANENVWHILDVEPNSPADIAGLKGFKDYIIGADSVLHESEDLFSLIEAHEGRPLKLYVYNVETDSCREVTVTPDTQWGGSGSLGCGIGYGYLHRIPTQRGEVKTDISKESPSGSSDPEPLLQVATGNDVEALASSVTGINVGESTPVVATAGSTIPPPTAFTTASATATTTATLPVVPSAIPNIPPHTSFTPSSLPPPSEIPASFTTPTTHITTEIPTQTPPQPLVQTAEVPMHPPPPSDVSPLNPGLPPPPLSQPSPLTMGGAPTVPSMPSLPQSLGNPDPSVPMIPLSGAAGMQPSPAVSQYYSSPVVPPPAFTAPPAMPSIPGMPVTTPINLPGMPPITVSATLPPESFQNISSNAQPSTQPQPVQ